CAGCCCGATCCAAAAGCCTTTGGTCTTGGCGTTCTCCAGGTATTCGCGCAAGGCGATCAAGAATGCGTATTTCATCGAAAACTGGCCTCCCGTGCCTCGGGTCCGACCAACCGCACGAAAACGTCGTGCAGGGACGGCTCGGATTGATCGAAACTTCGCAGCCGAATCCCCCGGGCAAAACAGGCCTGGAGGACGGTTTGCGGATCTGCATTGTCTCGCATTTGGATTTCCCAGCGGCCTGCGGAATGGCCGGCGGTTTCGCCGGCTCCGTTGGCCATCGGTTTGATAAACTCGACCTCGGCCAGGCTTCGGATCGGCTCCACGTCGTCGCTGGTCTCGATCAAAACGCGGCGCGGGACGGTCCGTTTCGCCTCCGCGAGGGTGCCGTCGAAAATCTTCCGGCCGCGGGCGATCAGCAAAATCCGTTCGCACAAACGCTCCGCGTGCTGCATGACGTGCGTGGAAAAAATCACCGTGCGCTGGCGGCGAGCCAGGTCGCGAATGATTTCCTCCATCACCTGCTGGTTAACCGGGTCGAGGCCGGAGAACGGTTCATCGAGAATCACCAGTTCGGGATCGTGAGCGATCGACGCCAGAATCTGCACCTTCTGGCCCATGCCTTTGGACAGCGCGTCGGTAGGTTTCTCGGCGAAATCCTTCAGCCCGTATTTTTCGAGCAACTCAAACGCCCGCCGTCGCGCCTCTCCACGTCTCACGCCTTTCAGCGTCGCGAAATAGGCGATGATCGACCAGGCCTTCATCTTCTTGTAGAGCCCCTTTTCCTCCGGCAAATAGCCGATCCGGTTGCGGACTCTGAGCGCGGAAGGCTGGCCAAGCACGGTGATGGCGCCGCTGGTGGGTTTGATGATTTCCAGAACCATCCGAATCGTCGTGGTCTTGCCCGCGCCGTTGGGGCCGAGAAATCCATAAATGGAACCCGCCGGAATTTGCAGGCTCACGTCATCCACCGCTTTGAAGCCGCCGTAGAACTTCGTGACGTTGCGGAGATCGAGAACAATGTTTTGCATGGCGAATGATGAAACGCTTTCGCGAGTTCAAGCAGTTACTATTTGCGAACCGGAAAATAAGCGCAGATTCATGGTGTCACCTCTTCCATTCGCGGCGCATCGAAAGTTCGCCCGCCCTGGCTGTGGGTCGCTTTGATCACTTTACCCCGCCCATCTTTGACGAATTTCACCTCCGCCACCGCGGATTTCCAAAAAAACTCGGTTTCGGATTTCGGGAAGATTTCAAACTTCGGCTGGCCGGTCAACTGAGCGAACAATCGAGCGCCTTCCCGCGTGACCCTCATGATGCTCTTGCCCTGGCCGTAGTCATATTTCCCCACATACGCTTGCAGCGCTTCGGGCGCGAGCTTTGCCATCGGAGCGTCTTTGATCCGAGCTGCGTCGATCATCAGCCCGCCCTGGCGGTGTATGGCTTTCGTCACTTCCCCGTTGTCGTTCTTCACGAAAGTCACTTGCGCATCGACGATTTTCCAAAAGAACTCCGTCTCCGATTTGGGAAAGATTTGGAATTTCGGCTGGCCGGTCAGTTGCGCAAAAAGGCGATCGCCTTCCCGCGTCACCTCCAGCACCGCGCTGCTGTAGTCATATCGGCCCACGATGGCATCGAATCCCTTCGGCGACACGGCGGCATTGGCCTGAAGCGCCGCGCGCGGTTCCATGTTCTTCCACAGAGCCATCTCAGCGATGTCGCGGGCTCGCGCCGTGGGATCGAGGCCCGGCGGCGGCGCCGCGGCATTGGCCAGCACGACCACGGTGAAATTCTCCTTCGGGAAACGGAGCAAATAGCTGAGGAATCCCTGCAACCCGCCGCCGTGCGCAATCTCCGTCAATCCCCGCTGCTGCGAGATCGCCCAGCCGTAGCCGTACCCCTCGCGCGTCTCCCCGCCGGACTTCAGATCGCCCGCGGTTTTGACCGGCGTGAAGGCCGCTTTCAAGGTCGCCTCGCCGAGCACTTTTCCATTGAACAGGGCTTCGTTCCACTTGAACAAGTCTTCGACCGTGGAGTAGAGCGCGCCAGCGCCACCGGCCCGCGACATGTTCCAGTCGAGCGCTTTCTTGAACGCGCCGCGCTCATAGGTGTAGCCGGTCGCTTCGTGTTCCAGAATGTCGGTGGCGTTGTGGACGCCTGTGTTATTCATCCCCAGCGGCTCAAAGAAATGCTGCTTCAGAAAATCCCCGTAGCTCGCGCCGGCAACTTTCTCGAGGATGGCGCCGAGCAGGAAATAGCCGGAGTTGTTGTAGGACCATTTTTCACCGGGC
This genomic stretch from Verrucomicrobiota bacterium harbors:
- a CDS encoding ATP-binding cassette domain-containing protein → MQNIVLDLRNVTKFYGGFKAVDDVSLQIPAGSIYGFLGPNGAGKTTTIRMVLEIIKPTSGAITVLGQPSALRVRNRIGYLPEEKGLYKKMKAWSIIAYFATLKGVRRGEARRRAFELLEKYGLKDFAEKPTDALSKGMGQKVQILASIAHDPELVILDEPFSGLDPVNQQVMEEIIRDLARRQRTVIFSTHVMQHAERLCERILLIARGRKIFDGTLAEAKRTVPRRVLIETSDDVEPIRSLAEVEFIKPMANGAGETAGHSAGRWEIQMRDNADPQTVLQACFARGIRLRSFDQSEPSLHDVFVRLVGPEAREASFR